A window of the Microbacterium sp. LWH13-1.2 genome harbors these coding sequences:
- a CDS encoding metalloregulator ArsR/SmtB family transcription factor, with amino-acid sequence MTLPVTIAETSCCAPGTASALPLAEAERIARLFKALGDPTRIRLLSLISSAEGGEACICDLTGPVGLSQGTVSHHMKLLADAGLVTREQRGKWAYFALADGALDAAGDALRDV; translated from the coding sequence ATGACGCTTCCGGTGACCATCGCTGAGACCAGCTGCTGCGCGCCGGGAACAGCATCCGCTCTGCCCCTCGCCGAGGCCGAGCGCATCGCCCGTCTGTTCAAGGCTCTCGGCGACCCGACGCGGATCCGCCTGCTGTCGCTGATCTCATCGGCTGAGGGCGGAGAGGCCTGCATCTGCGATCTCACCGGCCCCGTCGGCCTCTCGCAGGGCACCGTCTCGCACCACATGAAGCTGCTCGCCGACGCGGGCCTCGTCACTCGTGAGCAGCGCGGGAAATGGGCGTACTTCGCACTGGCAGACGGTGCTCTCGATGCAGCAGGGGATGCGCTGCGCGACGTCTGA
- a CDS encoding flavin reductase family protein: MSSQSHPAAPVPSEVGEGLKAAFRAHPAGVAIITAMTPAGPVGLTASSVASVAVDPAAIVFSVTRATGSAGSILNAESFVVHLIDDEHSALAQSFAVSGADRFTPEQGWSTLPTGEPYLAEARAAMRGHTMSTVAVGSSTVVVAEIDEVLLGRPGRPLVYLDRRFHSLPTDQND; encoded by the coding sequence ATGAGCAGTCAGTCCCACCCCGCAGCCCCCGTTCCCTCCGAGGTCGGTGAAGGGCTCAAAGCCGCGTTCCGCGCGCATCCGGCAGGGGTCGCGATCATCACCGCGATGACTCCCGCAGGACCGGTCGGCCTCACGGCGTCGAGCGTCGCATCCGTCGCGGTCGACCCCGCGGCGATCGTGTTCTCGGTGACCAGGGCCACCGGCAGCGCCGGCTCGATCCTCAACGCCGAGTCGTTCGTCGTGCACCTGATCGACGACGAGCACTCGGCCCTCGCGCAGAGCTTCGCGGTGAGCGGCGCCGACCGCTTCACGCCCGAACAGGGCTGGAGCACCCTTCCGACCGGTGAGCCGTACCTCGCCGAGGCGCGCGCCGCGATGCGCGGTCACACGATGTCGACGGTCGCCGTCGGCTCGTCGACCGTCGTGGTCGCCGAGATCGACGAGGTGCTGCTCGGGCGGCCGGGGCGACCGCTCGTCTACCTCGACCGCCGATTCCACTCACTCCCCACCGATCAGAACGACTGA
- a CDS encoding NAD(P)-binding domain-containing protein — MSELPVVVIGAGPQGLAAAAHLVERGENVVVVERGVGAAAAVSEWGHVRLFSAWPELTDAAARRLLEPTGWSAPASGYPTGAEWVSDYLAPLADALGERIRYATSVTGVARQGRDKVVDAGRKSQPFVVHTVDADGNESRLLARAVIDASGTWDLPNPAGADGFPALGERAASDLITYRIPADVSDLAGSHIVVVGAGHSATHAVLRLSELARRSPGTRVTWVLRRGSAANVFGGGSGDELPERAALGSRARKVIDDGVVDLVTGFRVAEFRRTDEGVTIVAEDGREVSSVGRVFALTGFRPDTGILREVRIDLDVTLEAVAGIASEIDPNIHSCGSVAATGARQLTQPEPGLFIVGAKSYGRAPTFLALTGYEQVRSVAAHLVGDHEGAARNELSLPATGVCGGSGDFEDNAGSCCAAPATIQIGRTPSIALSPARSLTLETS, encoded by the coding sequence ATGTCCGAGCTTCCTGTCGTCGTCATCGGAGCGGGCCCCCAGGGACTGGCCGCAGCGGCGCACCTCGTCGAACGGGGCGAGAACGTCGTCGTCGTCGAACGCGGGGTCGGCGCCGCCGCCGCAGTCTCCGAGTGGGGGCATGTGCGCCTCTTCTCCGCGTGGCCGGAGCTCACGGACGCCGCCGCCCGTCGCCTGCTCGAGCCGACCGGATGGAGCGCGCCTGCCTCGGGATACCCGACCGGGGCGGAGTGGGTGAGCGACTATCTGGCTCCCCTCGCCGATGCTCTGGGCGAGCGGATCCGCTACGCGACGTCCGTCACCGGGGTCGCCCGCCAGGGCCGCGACAAGGTCGTCGACGCAGGGCGCAAGAGCCAGCCGTTCGTCGTGCACACGGTCGATGCCGACGGTAACGAATCCCGACTTCTCGCCCGCGCGGTGATCGACGCGAGCGGTACGTGGGATCTTCCCAATCCGGCCGGGGCGGACGGGTTCCCGGCCCTCGGCGAGCGAGCGGCATCCGACCTCATCACCTACCGCATCCCTGCCGACGTCTCGGATCTCGCGGGTTCGCACATCGTCGTGGTCGGGGCGGGGCACTCCGCCACGCATGCCGTGCTGCGCCTGAGTGAGCTGGCCCGCCGATCGCCGGGGACGCGCGTCACCTGGGTGCTTCGCCGCGGGAGTGCCGCAAACGTCTTCGGCGGCGGCAGCGGAGACGAGCTGCCTGAGCGCGCCGCACTCGGCTCCCGCGCACGCAAGGTGATCGACGACGGGGTCGTGGATCTCGTGACAGGGTTCCGGGTCGCCGAGTTCCGCCGAACCGACGAGGGCGTGACGATCGTCGCAGAAGACGGGCGAGAGGTGTCGTCCGTCGGGCGGGTGTTCGCACTGACGGGCTTCCGGCCCGACACCGGGATTCTTCGAGAGGTGCGGATAGACCTCGACGTCACGCTCGAGGCCGTCGCCGGCATCGCTTCGGAGATCGACCCGAACATCCACTCCTGCGGCTCTGTGGCGGCGACCGGCGCACGCCAGCTCACCCAACCCGAGCCGGGACTGTTCATCGTCGGGGCCAAGTCGTATGGCCGCGCCCCGACATTCCTCGCCCTGACCGGGTACGAGCAGGTGCGCAGCGTCGCGGCCCACCTCGTCGGGGACCATGAGGGCGCCGCCCGCAACGAACTCTCGCTGCCTGCTACGGGCGTGTGCGGGGGATCCGGAGACTTCGAAGACAACGCGGGCAGCTGCTGTGCTGCGCCCGCGACGATCCAGATCGGAAGGACGCCCTCGATCGCCCTCAGCCCCGCCCGCTCACTTACCCTGGAGACATCATGA
- a CDS encoding arsenate reductase ArsC: MTTTSIPSVLFVCVHNAGRSQMAAGFLRDFAGDRIEVRSAGSMPADQINPIAVEAMGELGIDITAEQPKVLTTEAVQASDVVITMGCGDACPFFPGKRYEDWKLDDPAGQGIDSVRPIRDEIRRRIEALAGELLA; encoded by the coding sequence ATGACGACCACCAGCATCCCCTCCGTCCTCTTCGTGTGCGTGCACAACGCGGGACGCTCGCAGATGGCGGCCGGGTTCCTCCGGGACTTCGCGGGCGACCGCATCGAGGTCCGCTCGGCCGGCTCGATGCCGGCCGACCAGATCAACCCGATCGCGGTCGAGGCGATGGGCGAGCTCGGCATCGACATCACCGCCGAGCAGCCCAAGGTGCTCACGACCGAGGCCGTGCAGGCATCCGATGTCGTCATCACGATGGGATGCGGCGACGCCTGCCCGTTCTTCCCCGGCAAGCGCTACGAGGACTGGAAGCTCGACGATCCGGCTGGCCAGGGCATCGACTCCGTGCGACCGATCCGCGACGAGATCCGCCGCCGCATCGAGGCGCTCGCGGGCGAGCTGCTCGCCTGA
- the soxR gene encoding redox-sensitive transcriptional activator SoxR translates to MTAETDSDRAVHGPDEPLTIGEMSRRTGVAPSALHFYESLGLIASTRTAGNQRRYARHMLRRVSLITVAKRLGIPLSDVQHAFADVPLTETPSHADWQRASRRWKRELEKRREGIERLERELTGCIGCGCLSMKACGLLNPDDALGSQGAGPQRLRDEDA, encoded by the coding sequence ATGACCGCAGAGACAGATTCCGATCGGGCCGTCCACGGCCCCGACGAACCGCTGACGATCGGTGAGATGAGCAGGCGCACCGGCGTCGCGCCCTCGGCGCTGCACTTCTACGAGAGCCTCGGACTCATCGCGTCGACGCGCACTGCCGGAAATCAGCGCCGTTACGCGCGTCACATGCTGCGGCGGGTCTCGCTCATCACGGTGGCGAAGCGCCTCGGCATCCCCCTCTCCGACGTGCAGCACGCATTCGCCGACGTGCCCCTGACCGAGACCCCGAGTCATGCCGACTGGCAGCGCGCGTCGAGGCGCTGGAAGCGCGAGCTCGAGAAACGCCGCGAGGGGATCGAGCGTCTCGAGCGCGAACTCACCGGATGCATAGGCTGCGGCTGTCTGTCGATGAAGGCGTGCGGCCTGCTCAACCCCGACGACGCTCTCGGCAGCCAGGGCGCAGGGCCCCAGCGCCTGCGTGACGAGGACGCCTGA
- a CDS encoding superoxide dismutase → MTTLYTLPELPYDYSALAPHISGTIMELHHSKHHQAYVTGANTALEQLAAARDSNDFAAVNKLEKDLAFNLGGHINHSVFWENLSPDGGGNPEGELEAALTDAFGSIDAFRAHFTATALGVQGSGWAVLAWDSVGARPVIFQLFDQQGNAPLGVTPLLQLDVWEHAYYLDYLNVRADYVKAFWELVNWADVQRRFAAVQEKTAGLIVAR, encoded by the coding sequence ATGACCACTCTGTACACCCTCCCCGAGCTGCCGTACGACTACTCGGCACTCGCCCCGCACATCTCGGGCACGATCATGGAGCTGCACCACTCGAAGCACCACCAGGCCTATGTCACAGGTGCCAACACGGCCCTCGAGCAGCTGGCTGCGGCCCGGGACTCGAACGACTTCGCCGCGGTGAACAAGCTCGAGAAGGACCTCGCCTTCAACCTCGGCGGACACATCAACCACTCGGTGTTCTGGGAGAACCTGTCTCCCGACGGCGGCGGCAACCCCGAAGGAGAACTCGAGGCGGCGCTGACCGATGCCTTCGGTTCGATCGACGCCTTCCGCGCGCACTTCACGGCGACCGCGCTCGGCGTGCAGGGCTCGGGCTGGGCCGTTCTCGCCTGGGACAGCGTCGGAGCGCGACCCGTCATCTTCCAGCTGTTCGACCAGCAGGGCAACGCGCCGCTCGGTGTCACGCCGCTGCTGCAGCTCGACGTCTGGGAGCACGCGTACTACCTCGACTACCTCAACGTGCGCGCCGACTACGTCAAGGCGTTCTGGGAGCTCGTCAACTGGGCAGACGTGCAGCGCCGCTTCGCTGCCGTGCAGGAGAAGACCGCAGGGCTCATCGTCGCCCGCTGA
- the fdxA gene encoding ferredoxin, whose translation MTYVIALPCVDVKDRACIDECPVDCIYEGERSLYIHPDECVDCGACEPVCPVEAIYYEDDLPDEWQDYYKANVEFFDEMGSPGGAAKLGVIERDHPIITALPPQEAPE comes from the coding sequence ATGACCTATGTGATCGCGCTGCCCTGCGTCGATGTCAAGGACCGTGCGTGCATCGACGAATGCCCGGTTGACTGCATCTATGAGGGCGAGCGCTCGCTGTACATCCACCCGGACGAATGCGTCGACTGCGGCGCGTGCGAACCCGTCTGCCCCGTCGAGGCGATCTACTACGAGGATGACCTGCCTGACGAGTGGCAGGACTACTACAAGGCCAACGTCGAGTTCTTCGACGAGATGGGATCCCCCGGTGGTGCCGCCAAGCTCGGCGTCATCGAGCGCGATCATCCGATCATCACAGCCCTTCCGCCCCAGGAGGCACCCGAATGA
- the nhaA gene encoding Na+/H+ antiporter NhaA has protein sequence MSPSPTRPRLRLAPHELWRGIRSNARSDVLGGSLLLAATVAALILANTPAVSWYESVRDFTFGIPELHLDLSVGAWAADGLLAIFFFVVGLELKEEFVTGRLRDPRQAALPIAAAVGGVIVPAVIFAVINGGDGDALRGWAIPTATDIAFAVAVIAVVGKFLPPALRVFLLTLAIIDDLIAITIIATFYTDTISFPWLALALLPLAGFAFLVQRGVRAWWILLPLAVAVWVCIHAAGVHATVAGVLLGFVVPVLPSERARVRAGEDANGEPLYDGMAPHFADRWGVVATLFAVPVFAFFAAGVTIGGLEGLRSALTDPIAIGIIVGLVLGKPIGILATTFLLSRVPALRLDATLRWPDLAGMAFLAGIGFTVSLLVGELAYGSSSVADEHVKIGVLVGSLLAAILGGLVLARRNALARRSQLGV, from the coding sequence GTGTCCCCTTCTCCCACCCGTCCCCGCCTGCGTCTGGCTCCGCACGAGCTGTGGCGGGGCATCCGCTCCAACGCCCGAAGTGACGTCCTCGGCGGGTCGCTCCTGCTCGCCGCCACCGTCGCGGCCCTGATCCTCGCCAACACCCCCGCGGTGTCATGGTACGAGTCCGTGCGCGACTTCACCTTCGGCATCCCCGAGCTGCACCTCGACCTCAGCGTCGGAGCCTGGGCGGCCGACGGACTGCTGGCGATCTTCTTCTTCGTCGTCGGCCTCGAGCTGAAAGAGGAGTTCGTCACCGGCCGCCTGCGCGATCCGCGTCAGGCGGCGCTGCCGATCGCCGCGGCTGTCGGCGGCGTCATCGTGCCCGCCGTCATCTTCGCGGTGATCAACGGGGGAGACGGCGACGCACTGCGCGGCTGGGCGATTCCGACCGCGACCGACATCGCCTTCGCGGTCGCGGTGATCGCAGTGGTCGGCAAGTTCCTGCCTCCCGCCCTGCGCGTCTTCCTGCTGACGTTGGCGATCATCGACGACCTCATCGCCATCACGATCATCGCGACGTTCTACACCGACACGATCAGCTTCCCGTGGCTCGCCCTCGCCCTGCTCCCGCTCGCCGGATTCGCTTTCCTCGTGCAGCGGGGGGTGCGCGCGTGGTGGATCCTGCTGCCGCTCGCGGTGGCGGTGTGGGTCTGCATCCATGCCGCAGGCGTGCACGCCACGGTCGCCGGCGTGCTTCTCGGATTCGTGGTGCCGGTGCTGCCGTCCGAGCGTGCGCGGGTGCGCGCGGGCGAGGACGCGAACGGTGAGCCTCTGTATGACGGCATGGCGCCGCACTTCGCAGACCGCTGGGGTGTCGTGGCGACACTGTTCGCGGTTCCGGTCTTCGCCTTCTTCGCGGCGGGCGTCACGATCGGCGGTCTCGAAGGACTCCGCTCGGCCCTGACCGACCCCATCGCGATCGGCATCATCGTCGGGCTCGTGCTGGGCAAGCCGATCGGGATCCTCGCGACCACTTTCCTGCTCAGCCGTGTGCCGGCTCTGCGTCTCGACGCGACTCTTCGCTGGCCCGACCTCGCGGGAATGGCGTTCCTCGCGGGGATCGGATTCACCGTCTCGCTGCTCGTCGGTGAACTCGCCTACGGGTCGAGTTCGGTCGCCGACGAACACGTCAAGATCGGCGTGCTCGTCGGCTCTCTGCTCGCGGCGATCCTCGGCGGGCTCGTGCTCGCCAGACGCAACGCGCTCGCGCGCCGGTCGCAGCTGGGCGTCTGA